The following proteins are encoded in a genomic region of Methanomassiliicoccales archaeon:
- a CDS encoding DNA topoisomerase I, giving the protein MKRLVISEKSNAAARVATILSDGSAKRKSVHGVQVFNFERGEDEFFVVGLRGHIIELDYPPEFNEWSKVDPAELVRTAPAKRVTALNILHTLSELAQECDEVIIATDFDREGELIGLETVNHLDKKPQNVRRVRFSALTKYEIENAFKQLTDPDHRLAESAETRQIIDLAWGAVLTRFISLASSQMGKNFLSVGRVQSPTLTLIVDRHRTISEFVPEPYWTVSAKMEKGHEFFGNHQANPFKDEKLAQTARQKADCGSGKVVSMERKEKDEYPPAPFNTTSMLSEANKMGLSPSMAMKIAEDLYTSGYISYPRTDNTVYPRSLGLRNILEKLRKSDLGKEAEEILVQEQIRPSRGRVETTDHPPIYPTEAASKKDLKGAKWTLYELVTRRFLATLAPSARSESAKCVLDLGGEPFQADGYRLLYPGWRKYYLYWRVTEVLLPDLKADDLVAVKEVGCEHKETKPPARYSQGALLQEMERLGLGTKSTRHDIIQKLYDRKYVDGNDLIPTLSGVAVVSALEKHAKIVTESRMTAQLEKDMDDIANGGSTQAEVVEESQDMLEDIVKVMTEHRKEIGDEIHKALQEQRFIGECPKCGKDLRIIRTHKGSEFIGCSGYPECNVTYPKPGGALVQPSDEKCETCKLPMVRVIRRGSPVKVQCIDPDCQSNQGKDSVGDCPVCGKELRILYSRAGKRFIGCSGYPECKRTYPLPQFGVLEFLGQKCPECGAPQLRVKGRGGWQFCANMDCPTSKRKKAEKAEKDTDIAEKKPVKKAAVKKASIKKKEEAVEEDKPAKKTATKKVSTKGSTATKTKTAAKKASGSEAKPKKKAPAKTKKVSSGE; this is encoded by the coding sequence ATGAAGAGACTGGTCATCTCGGAGAAGTCCAACGCCGCGGCTCGCGTGGCCACCATCCTTTCGGATGGCAGCGCCAAACGCAAGAGCGTGCACGGGGTCCAGGTATTCAATTTCGAGCGCGGAGAGGACGAGTTCTTTGTGGTAGGTCTCCGCGGCCACATCATCGAACTGGACTATCCACCAGAGTTCAACGAGTGGAGCAAGGTGGACCCGGCGGAGCTGGTCCGGACCGCCCCGGCCAAGCGGGTGACCGCGCTCAACATCCTGCACACCCTCAGCGAGCTGGCGCAGGAGTGCGACGAGGTGATCATCGCCACCGACTTCGACCGGGAAGGAGAGCTGATCGGACTGGAGACGGTCAATCACCTGGACAAGAAGCCGCAGAACGTCCGCAGGGTCAGGTTCAGCGCCCTTACCAAGTATGAGATAGAGAACGCCTTCAAGCAGCTGACCGACCCAGACCACCGCCTGGCTGAATCGGCGGAGACCAGGCAGATCATCGACCTGGCCTGGGGGGCCGTGCTCACTAGGTTCATCTCCCTTGCCAGTAGCCAGATGGGCAAGAACTTTCTTTCCGTAGGTCGGGTGCAGAGCCCTACTCTCACGCTCATCGTCGATCGCCACAGGACGATCAGCGAGTTCGTACCCGAGCCCTATTGGACCGTCTCGGCCAAGATGGAGAAGGGACATGAGTTCTTCGGTAATCATCAGGCCAATCCATTCAAGGACGAGAAGCTGGCCCAGACGGCGCGGCAGAAAGCCGACTGCGGTTCAGGAAAGGTCGTATCCATGGAGAGGAAGGAGAAGGACGAGTATCCTCCGGCCCCTTTCAATACCACCTCCATGCTTAGCGAGGCTAACAAGATGGGGCTCTCGCCGTCCATGGCCATGAAGATCGCCGAGGACCTGTATACCTCCGGATACATATCCTACCCCAGGACGGACAACACCGTCTATCCTCGCTCTTTGGGCCTCAGGAACATCTTGGAGAAGCTAAGGAAATCTGACCTGGGCAAGGAGGCCGAGGAGATCCTGGTACAGGAGCAGATCCGGCCTTCGCGCGGCAGAGTGGAGACCACTGACCATCCGCCTATCTATCCCACCGAGGCGGCCAGCAAGAAGGACCTGAAAGGGGCGAAATGGACGCTGTACGAACTGGTCACCAGGCGCTTCCTGGCCACTCTGGCCCCTTCGGCCCGCTCCGAATCGGCCAAGTGCGTCCTGGACCTAGGAGGGGAGCCTTTCCAGGCTGACGGTTACCGCTTGCTGTACCCCGGCTGGAGGAAGTATTACCTCTACTGGAGGGTGACCGAGGTCCTGCTTCCCGATCTGAAAGCCGATGACCTCGTCGCTGTCAAGGAAGTAGGGTGCGAACACAAGGAGACCAAACCTCCGGCCCGTTACTCTCAAGGTGCCCTGCTGCAGGAAATGGAGAGGCTGGGACTGGGCACCAAGAGCACCAGGCATGACATCATCCAGAAGCTCTACGACCGCAAGTATGTTGACGGCAACGACCTGATACCTACCCTCAGCGGCGTGGCCGTGGTCAGCGCTCTGGAGAAGCACGCTAAGATCGTCACCGAGAGTCGCATGACCGCCCAGCTGGAGAAGGACATGGACGACATCGCCAACGGCGGTTCGACCCAGGCCGAGGTGGTGGAGGAATCCCAGGACATGCTGGAAGATATCGTCAAGGTCATGACCGAACACCGCAAGGAGATCGGCGACGAGATCCACAAGGCCCTGCAGGAGCAGCGCTTCATCGGAGAATGCCCCAAGTGCGGCAAGGACCTACGCATCATCCGCACCCACAAGGGGAGCGAGTTCATCGGATGTTCCGGCTACCCGGAGTGCAACGTGACCTACCCCAAGCCCGGCGGGGCCTTGGTCCAGCCGAGCGATGAGAAATGCGAAACGTGCAAGCTGCCCATGGTCAGGGTCATCCGGCGCGGTTCGCCGGTCAAGGTGCAATGCATCGACCCGGACTGTCAGAGCAACCAGGGCAAGGACAGCGTGGGCGATTGCCCGGTGTGCGGCAAGGAACTGCGCATCCTCTATTCGCGGGCGGGCAAGCGGTTCATCGGCTGCTCCGGCTACCCGGAGTGCAAACGGACCTATCCCCTTCCGCAGTTCGGCGTGCTCGAGTTCCTGGGCCAGAAATGTCCGGAGTGTGGGGCGCCTCAGCTCCGGGTCAAGGGGAGGGGAGGATGGCAGTTCTGCGCCAACATGGATTGCCCCACCAGCAAGAGGAAAAAGGCCGAGAAGGCGGAAAAAGATACCGATATCGCGGAGAAGAAGCCAGTTAAGAAGGCTGCGGTCAAGAAGGCCTCGATTAAGAAAAAGGAAGAGGCGGTCGAAGAGGATAAGCCGGCTAAGAAGACGGCAACCAAGAAGGTCTCGACCAAGGGCTCGACGGCGACAAAGACCAAGACCGCGGCCAAGAAAGCCAGCGGATCCGAGGCAAAGCCCAAGAAGAAGGCACCCGCTAAGACCAAGAAGGTCAGCTCAGGCGAATGA
- a CDS encoding Lrp/AsnC family transcriptional regulator, producing MLDDKDRAILNELEKDSRRSTKSIAKDLNIPRATVHERIRRMTERGIIKRFTVVPDFSKLGEPVTAFILVSFLPNNNISQRELADKISRLDGVHEVHLISGEHDILLKVRGESMERIGDLVIDKIRQLDGVGRTLTCTCFATVKDE from the coding sequence ATGCTCGACGACAAGGACCGAGCCATTCTGAATGAGCTGGAGAAGGACTCGAGGCGCAGCACCAAGTCCATCGCCAAAGACCTCAACATACCCCGGGCCACGGTGCACGAGCGCATCCGGCGAATGACCGAGAGGGGCATAATCAAGAGATTCACCGTAGTTCCAGACTTCAGCAAACTGGGTGAGCCGGTAACGGCCTTCATCCTGGTCTCTTTCCTCCCTAACAACAACATCTCCCAGAGGGAGCTGGCGGACAAGATCAGCCGATTGGACGGAGTGCACGAGGTCCATCTGATCTCCGGCGAGCACGACATCCTGCTGAAGGTGCGGGGGGAGTCCATGGAGCGCATCGGCGATTTGGTCATCGACAAGATCAGGCAGTTGGACGGCGTCGGCAGGACGCTAACATGCACTTGTTTCGCCACGGTGAAGGACGAGTGA
- a CDS encoding OsmC family protein, whose protein sequence is MQEEFLTDLEMVHDYQFRVSFDDEGLADIISDEPKPVGGGEYPNATRYLSAAVGNCLCASLTFCLRKARSEPISIKARVKTVLGRNEKGWLRVQGMQVTIFPEVDDPAKLERCLPLFQDFCTVSAAVRKGIDIEVIVEPQTKRGA, encoded by the coding sequence ATGCAAGAGGAGTTCCTTACCGACCTGGAGATGGTGCACGACTACCAGTTCCGCGTGAGCTTTGACGACGAGGGGCTGGCGGACATAATCAGCGATGAGCCCAAGCCGGTGGGGGGCGGAGAATACCCCAACGCCACCAGATACCTGTCGGCGGCGGTGGGTAACTGCCTGTGCGCCTCGCTGACGTTCTGCCTGAGGAAGGCCAGGTCCGAACCGATATCCATCAAGGCCAGGGTCAAAACGGTACTGGGGAGGAACGAAAAGGGGTGGCTTAGGGTGCAGGGCATGCAGGTCACCATATTCCCTGAAGTGGACGACCCGGCCAAGCTCGAGCGCTGCCTTCCGCTCTTCCAGGACTTCTGCACGGTCAGCGCCGCGGTGCGGAAAGGGATCGACATCGAAGTGATTGTCGAGCCCCAGACCAAACGAGGGGCATAA